One Paroedura picta isolate Pp20150507F chromosome 3, Ppicta_v3.0, whole genome shotgun sequence genomic window carries:
- the ARSI gene encoding arylsulfatase I: MAVYALTGFSLVSLLSFGYLSWDWMKPSLVADVSADALGKPVPAAPARPPHIVFILTDDQGFHDVGYHGSDIQTPTLDRLAAEGVKLENYYIQPICTPSRSQLITGRYQIHTGLQHSIIRPRQPNCLPLDHVTLPQKLQEAGYSTHMVGKWHLGFYRKECLPTRRGFNTFLGSLTGNVDYYTYDNCDGPGVCGYDLHDGENVAWEQSGKYSTFLYAQRVSKILATHNPKEPIFIYVAFQAVHTPLQSPKEYIYRYRSMGNVARRKYAAMVTCMDEAVKNITWALKKYGYYDNSVIVFSTDNGGQTFSGGSNWPLRGRKGTYWEGGVRGIGFVHSPLIKHRRRTSRALIHITDWYPTLVNLAGGNLSQTERLDGYNVWPAISEGKECPRTEILHNIDPLYNHAKYGSLEKGFGIWNTAIQASIRRGDWKLLTGDPGYSDWIPPQTLTNFPGSWWNLERLTDGLRKSVWLFNITADPYERYDLSDQRPDIVRSLLTRLAHYNQTAIPVRYPAENPRAHPDFNGGAWGPWATEEEEEWGGGHRKLKNKNRKKKCKICKLRSFFRKLNTRLMSNRI; this comes from the exons ATGGCGGTGTACGCCCTCACCGGCTTCTCCCTCGTCAGCCTCCTCAGTTTCGGCTACCTGTCGTGGGACTGGATGAAGCCCAGCTTGGTGGCCGACGTGTCTGCGGATGCCCTGGGGAAGCCGGTCCCCgcagcgcccgcccgcccgccccacaTCGTCTTCATCCTCACGGACGACCAGGGCTTCCATGACGTTGGCTACCATGGCTCCGACATCCAGACGCCAACGCTGGACAGACTGGCCGCGGAAGGGGTCAAACTGGAGAACTATTACATCCAGCCCATCTGCACGCCTTCCAGGAGCCAGCTTATCACGGGAAG GTACCAAATCCATACAGGCCTTCAGCACTCCATCATCCGTCCTCGGCAGCCCAACTGCTTGCCCTTGGACCATGTCACACTGCCCCAGAAGCTTCAAGAAGCTGGCTATTCCACACACATGGTAGGCAAGTGGCATTTGGGGTTCTATAGGAAAGAATGTCTGCCTACTCGCAGGGGCTTCAATACCTTCCTGGGCTCCCTGACCGGAAATGTGGATTACTACACCTATGACAACTGTGACGGGCCTGGTGTATGTGGCTATGACCTTCACGATGGTGAAAATGTAGCCTGGGAACAGAGTGGGAAATATTCCACCTTTCTCTATGCTCAGCGAGTCAGCAAAATCCTGGCTACCCATAATCCCAAGGAGCCCATATTCATCTATGTTGCATTCCAAGCAGTGCATACGCCGCTGCAGTCCCCTAAAGAATATATCTACCGTTATCGCTCTATGGGTAATGTTGCCCGACGCAAATATGCTGCTATGGTCACATGCATGGACGAAGCTGTGAAGAACATCACCTGGGCACTCAAGAAGTATGGTTACTATGACAATAGTGTGATTGTATTTTCCACAGACAATGGAGGGCAGACATTCTCTGGGGGAAGCAACTGGCCTTTGAGAGGCCGCAAGGGAACCTATTGGGAAGGCGGAGTCCGTGGCATTGGGTTTGTCCACAGCCCTCTAATTAAACACAGACGTCGAACCAGCAGGGCCTTAATACACATAACAGACTGGTACCCAACATTAGTGAACTTGGCTGGGGGTAACCTCTCTCAAACAGAACGCTTGGATGGGTATAACGTGTGGCCAGCTATTAGTGAGGGCAAGGAATGTCCACGAACTGAAATCCTGCACAATATTGATCCCCTTTATAACCATGCCAAGTATGGCTCTTTAGAGAAAGGTTTTGGCATATGGAATACTGCAATACAGGCATCTATACGGAGGGGGGACTGGAAACTTCTGACTGGAGATCCTGGTTACAGTGACTGGATCCCACCACAGACTTTGACCAACTTCCCAGGGAGTTGGTGGAACCTGGAGCGGCTAACGGATGGCTTGCGCAAGTCTGTCTGGCTTTTCAATATCACTGCCGATCCCTATGAGCGCTACGACCTATCAGACCAGAGGCCAGACATAGTGAGGTCTCTCCTTACCCGACTTGCTCATTACAACCAGACTGCCATTCCAGTGAGATATCCAGCTGAGAATCCTCGTGCCCACCCAGACTTCAATGGTGGTGCTTGGGGTCCCTGggctactgaggaagaagaagagtgggggggaggacacagaaagctgaaaaataaaaacaggaagaagaagtgCAAGATCTGCAAACTACGCTCCTTTTTTCGGAAGCTGAACACCAGACTGATGTCAAACCGTATTTGA